The following proteins come from a genomic window of Oligoflexus sp.:
- a CDS encoding lipase maturation factor family protein, with product MSGFLSAALSLANGLHSFSDDFTLSLWIFLRALGIVYLCAFFSLAVQIRGLIGEEGILPLGDYLNEMRSHFGKKAYRHLPTLFWFRSDDKALLTVTGIGMAASLSLILGIGEFPCLIILFICYLSLTVAGQDFLSFQWDVLLIETGFLAIFLGFSPFGLLLLWWLIFRLMFESGAVKLSCGDETWRRLSSLEVHYQTQPLPHRVAWYFHWLPAPLHRFGVAMVLVIEIVLPFFIFAPAPFRHLAAAGFLFLMLVIFITGNYTFFNILTAALSLPLLDDSIWRPFFSPALISHAESSWAQSSPPASFPVLWLLHGCLTLFILVISVPQVIQSAFPDVSTPRWIQKLQRFIQSFHLVNSYGLFRHMTTTRPEIILEGSMDGHTWKAYEFRYKPGNLAEAPRFVAPHQPRLDWQMWFAALSSFYRTIWFQRLILKLFEGAEPVQRLLKTQPFSTPPRYIRALLYEYEFTNAAERKARGHWWKRKTLGAYAPVMMRRDPDADAEGNS from the coding sequence ATGAGCGGGTTTTTATCAGCTGCACTCTCTCTTGCGAATGGGCTTCACAGTTTTTCCGATGATTTTACGCTCAGTCTTTGGATTTTCCTGCGGGCGCTGGGCATTGTTTATCTTTGTGCTTTTTTTTCCCTAGCCGTTCAGATCCGAGGGCTTATCGGCGAAGAGGGCATCCTGCCGCTTGGGGATTATTTGAACGAGATGCGCAGCCACTTCGGAAAAAAAGCCTACCGACACCTTCCTACCCTCTTTTGGTTTCGTAGTGATGATAAGGCGCTGCTTACTGTCACCGGCATCGGTATGGCTGCGTCCCTGAGTCTGATCCTGGGTATTGGGGAATTTCCCTGTCTCATCATTCTTTTTATCTGCTATCTTTCCCTGACTGTGGCGGGACAGGATTTTTTATCCTTTCAATGGGACGTGCTTCTGATTGAAACAGGTTTTTTGGCTATATTTCTAGGGTTTTCTCCCTTCGGCCTTCTCCTTCTTTGGTGGCTGATCTTCCGGTTGATGTTCGAATCAGGCGCCGTGAAACTTTCCTGCGGGGATGAAACCTGGCGCCGGCTCAGCTCTTTGGAAGTCCATTATCAAACGCAGCCGCTGCCACATCGCGTGGCCTGGTATTTTCACTGGTTGCCTGCACCACTTCATCGCTTCGGTGTGGCCATGGTCCTCGTCATTGAAATCGTTTTACCTTTTTTCATCTTCGCGCCGGCCCCGTTCCGGCATCTGGCGGCCGCAGGATTTTTGTTTCTCATGCTTGTCATCTTCATCACAGGCAATTACACTTTTTTTAATATACTGACCGCGGCTCTCAGTCTGCCTCTTCTGGATGACAGCATCTGGCGTCCTTTTTTTTCGCCTGCTCTGATCAGTCACGCGGAATCATCCTGGGCTCAATCGTCGCCACCTGCATCCTTTCCAGTCCTCTGGCTGCTCCATGGCTGTCTGACTCTTTTTATCCTTGTCATCAGCGTTCCCCAGGTCATTCAATCCGCCTTTCCTGATGTCTCCACACCGCGTTGGATTCAAAAACTCCAGCGGTTCATTCAGTCCTTTCACCTCGTCAATAGCTATGGACTCTTCCGTCATATGACCACGACACGCCCCGAGATTATCCTGGAGGGCAGCATGGACGGACACACATGGAAGGCCTATGAATTTCGTTATAAACCGGGCAACCTTGCAGAAGCCCCTCGCTTTGTGGCCCCGCATCAGCCAAGGCTGGACTGGCAGATGTGGTTTGCAGCGCTGAGCAGTTTTTATCGAACCATCTGGTTTCAAAGACTCATCCTTAAACTTTTCGAGGGTGCAGAGCCGGTGCAGAGGCTTTTAAAAACCCAGCCCTTCTCCACTCCGCCGCGCTATATCAGAGCTCTTCTTTATGAATATGAATTCACGAATGCCGCCGAAAGAAAAGCCAGGGGTCACTGGTGGAAACGAAAAACGCTCGGTGCTTATGCTCCCGTTATGATGCGGCGTGATCCCGATGCTGACGCGGAAGGCAATTCATGA
- a CDS encoding pentapeptide repeat-containing protein, producing the protein MIENIAGSPGSDDFSLLSGLRRSRLTGSGLTRSRLNRSRLTRSRLTRSRLNRSWLNGSRFTGSWLNGSWLNGSWLNRSWLNRCWLNRRWLNRCWLHRCWLHRCWLCGRWGRCGLCGRLFLDHGGVIFFLGIMTASQKQGQRQAKGKGLDFKRGAV; encoded by the coding sequence ATAATCGAAAACATCGCAGGAAGCCCAGGTTCCGACGATTTCAGCCTGCTGAGCGGGCTTCGCAGGAGCAGGCTTACCGGGAGCGGGCTTACCAGGAGCAGGCTCAACAGGAGCAGGCTTACCAGGAGCAGGCTTACCAGGAGCAGGCTCAACAGGAGCTGGCTCAACGGGAGCAGGTTTACCGGGAGCTGGCTCAACGGGAGCTGGCTCAACGGGAGCTGGCTCAACAGGAGCTGGCTCAACAGGTGCTGGCTCAACAGGCGCTGGCTCAACAGGTGCTGGCTCCACAGGTGCTGGCTCCACAGGTGCTGGCTCTGCGGGCGCTGGGGCCGGTGCGGGCTCTGCGGGCGCCTCTTTCTGGACCACGGGGGCGTCATCTTTTTTCTTGGAATCATGACCGCAAGCCAAAAGCAGGGTCAACGGCAGGCAAAGGGCAAGGGACTGGACTTTAAACGAGGGGCTGTTTGA